A genomic window from Acidobacteriota bacterium includes:
- a CDS encoding sigma-54 dependent transcriptional regulator, whose protein sequence is MSLVLLVEDDTDLAFAVERLLVKAGHRLQWAADGTEALAMASSSLVDLVLLDLGLPDLDGFEVLERLLALDSTLQVVVFTGRDDAETAVRALRLGAADYLTKPVSAEMLRHAVARADERGSLRRRVETLDRGSGEGERALGDAPAFVQALDALRAAARAPKTPVLLTGESGTGKELAARLLHSWGERADGPMISVNAGAFPGSLLESELYGHEAGAFTGARGVRRGLFELATGGSLFLDEIGELSAELQPKLLRVLEGHPFRRLGGEREVRCDFRLISATHRDLAVEVERGSFRQDLYHRLRILEIRLPPLRERLEDIPLLAVAFATRLGRELGRGEVRIGDEAMACLKAYPWPGNVRELRNVIERAIVLSPDGELVAGNLPLEVASALTTPAQQPTLPNLPPGVERLDEVVRAHVRAVFEQAGGNLTHAAERLGITRGTLRRHLKSTDS, encoded by the coding sequence ATGAGTCTGGTTCTGCTGGTCGAGGACGACACGGATCTGGCCTTTGCCGTCGAGCGCTTGCTGGTCAAGGCCGGTCACCGGCTGCAGTGGGCCGCCGACGGCACCGAGGCCTTGGCGATGGCTTCCTCGAGTTTGGTCGATCTGGTGTTGCTCGACCTCGGGCTGCCGGATCTCGACGGCTTCGAGGTTCTCGAGCGCCTGCTGGCCCTCGATTCGACCCTGCAGGTGGTGGTCTTCACCGGTCGGGACGATGCCGAGACCGCCGTGCGGGCTTTGCGCCTGGGGGCCGCCGACTACCTCACCAAGCCGGTGTCGGCGGAGATGCTGCGCCACGCCGTGGCGCGGGCCGACGAGCGCGGCTCGCTGCGCCGGCGAGTGGAGACCCTCGACCGCGGTTCCGGGGAGGGGGAGCGCGCCTTGGGCGACGCGCCGGCCTTTGTCCAGGCGCTGGATGCCCTGCGGGCGGCGGCCCGGGCGCCGAAGACGCCGGTCTTGCTCACCGGCGAGTCGGGCACCGGCAAAGAGCTCGCCGCGCGTCTGCTGCATTCCTGGGGCGAGCGCGCCGATGGGCCGATGATCTCGGTCAACGCCGGCGCCTTTCCGGGCAGCCTCTTGGAGTCCGAGCTCTACGGTCACGAGGCCGGCGCCTTCACCGGCGCCCGAGGCGTGCGGCGCGGACTCTTCGAGCTCGCCACCGGCGGCAGCCTGTTCCTCGACGAGATCGGCGAGCTGTCGGCGGAGCTGCAGCCCAAGCTGCTGCGGGTGCTGGAGGGCCATCCCTTCCGTCGTTTGGGTGGCGAGCGCGAGGTGCGCTGCGATTTTCGTCTGATCTCGGCGACCCATCGCGATCTCGCCGTCGAGGTCGAGCGCGGCAGCTTTCGGCAGGATCTCTACCATCGCCTTCGCATCCTCGAGATTCGCCTACCGCCGCTGCGCGAGCGGCTCGAAGACATTCCGCTCTTGGCCGTTGCTTTCGCGACTCGCCTGGGTCGCGAGCTGGGTCGCGGCGAGGTGCGTATCGGCGACGAGGCGATGGCTTGTCTGAAGGCCTATCCCTGGCCGGGCAACGTACGCGAGCTGCGCAATGTCATCGAGCGCGCCATCGTGCTGTCGCCGGACGGTGAGTTGGTGGCCGGCAATCTGCCCTTGGAGGTGGCCAGCGCCTTGACGACCCCGGCACAGCAGCCCACGCTGCCGAACTTGCCTCCTGGAGTCGAGCGCCTCGACGAGGTGGTGCGGGCCCACGTGCGCGCCGTCTTCGAGCAGGCCGGTGGAAATCTCACCCATGCGGCGGAACGCCTCGGAATCACCCGCGGCACCCTGCGCCGTCACCTCAAAAGCACCGATTCCTAG
- a CDS encoding response regulator encodes MSARVVMVDDEADLVWTTSRHFRRERPEVDFLGFSDPVEALQAINANPPDLLITDVRMPSINGLEMVMLARERSPEMKILVVSAYGADPVRKLAGGQGSVEFLEKPFDYRQLLDHVDSVLAAEQRFFGEVSLPLFSDLIQIVALSRETGAISVLHGETSGTVWFEGGQLVHCVLGELSGAEAFREILSWQRGEFRMRLGEQAPVRTIEEPIDRLVLDSLTSLDEQSAGLKASPQAGTEEGAAAEAAASEGPQDELAEGPTDDSRVSTPNLLAAGRWQRCVVARQLPPACWLLAVSTIDGSSSVLHGEGSAAEGFGDWALDLVHAAAQVDPEARSGSLEGVEPDLGWVLGWDLDQSLAVVFAQRAGGPTGLLSFRANGAAVRQALLEV; translated from the coding sequence ATGAGCGCCCGTGTCGTCATGGTGGACGACGAAGCCGATCTGGTCTGGACGACCTCGCGACATTTTCGCCGCGAGCGGCCGGAGGTGGATTTCCTCGGTTTTTCGGATCCCGTGGAGGCCCTGCAGGCGATCAACGCCAATCCTCCCGACCTCTTGATCACCGATGTCCGCATGCCGTCGATCAACGGTCTGGAAATGGTGATGCTGGCGCGCGAGCGATCCCCGGAGATGAAAATCCTGGTGGTCTCCGCCTACGGTGCCGATCCGGTGCGCAAGCTCGCCGGCGGCCAGGGATCGGTCGAGTTTCTCGAAAAGCCTTTCGATTACCGCCAGCTTCTCGATCACGTCGACTCGGTGCTGGCCGCCGAGCAGCGCTTCTTCGGCGAAGTGTCGCTGCCGCTGTTCAGCGACCTGATTCAGATCGTCGCCCTGTCGCGGGAGACCGGAGCGATCTCGGTCCTGCACGGGGAAACCAGTGGCACCGTGTGGTTCGAAGGCGGACAGCTGGTGCACTGTGTGCTCGGCGAGCTCTCCGGTGCGGAGGCCTTCCGGGAGATCCTCAGTTGGCAGCGCGGCGAGTTCCGCATGCGTCTGGGAGAGCAGGCACCGGTCCGCACCATCGAGGAGCCCATCGACCGGCTGGTGCTCGACAGCCTCACCAGTCTCGACGAGCAGTCCGCCGGCCTGAAAGCGAGCCCGCAGGCTGGGACGGAAGAGGGTGCTGCCGCGGAGGCGGCCGCCTCGGAAGGGCCGCAGGACGAGCTCGCCGAGGGGCCGACCGACGATTCGCGAGTTTCGACACCCAATCTGCTGGCCGCCGGGCGTTGGCAACGCTGTGTGGTGGCGCGCCAGCTACCCCCGGCCTGTTGGCTGCTGGCGGTGTCGACCATCGATGGCAGCTCCTCCGTTCTCCATGGCGAGGGATCGGCGGCGGAGGGCTTCGGTGACTGGGCCCTCGATCTCGTCCACGCCGCCGCCCAGGTCGATCCGGAAGCCCGCAGCGGCTCCCTCGAAGGGGTCGAGCCGGATCTCGGGTGGGTTCTCGGCTGGGATCTCGACCAGAGTCTGGCGGTGGTCTTCGCTCAGCGAGCCGGGGGACCCACCGGCTTGCTGTCTTTCCGTGCCAATGGCGCCGCTGTGCGGCAGGCCTTGCTGGAGGTCTGA